The region TCGGCGAGAAGCTGCAGGAGTTCCTGGAGGAGAACCCTGCCGTCTCACGTAAGGTGCTGGAGAAGTCATTGCAGGCTTCCCGTGCCCGTGAAGCGGCCAAAAAGGCCCGTGAGCTGACTCGCCGCAAAAGTGCGCTTGAAGTCAGCGCCCTGCCTGGCAAGCTGGCAGACTGCTCCTCCAAGGATGCGTCCATCAGTGAGCTGTATATCGTCGAAGGTGACTCCGCCGGCGGATCTGCCAAGCAGGGCCGGGACCGCCACTTCCAGGCCATCCTGCCGCTGCGCGGCAAGATTCTGAACGTGGAGAAGGCCCGGCTAGACCGGATCTTGTCCAATGCTGAAATCCGGGCGATTATTACCGCACTCGGAACCGGGATCAGTGATGATTTCGACCTCTCGAAGGCGCGTTACCACAAGGTTGTCATCATGACCGATGCGGACGTCGACGGCGCCCATATCCGAACACTACTGCTGACCTTCTTCTACCGCTATATGCGGAAGATTGTCGACGCAGGGTATATCTATATCGCCCAGCCGCCGCTCTTCAAGATTGAGCGCAACAAGGTGGTGCGCTATGCACAGACCGAGAAGGAGCGCGATGAGATCATTGCTGCCTTCGGCGAGAACGTGAAGGTTAACGTACAGCGCTACAAGGGTCTGGGTGAGATGAATGCTGCTCAGTTATGGGACACGACGATGGACCCTGAGAGCCGCACCATGTTGCAGGTAACCATTGAGGACGCCATGCTAGCGGACAGCATCTTTGATACCCTGATGGGTGACAATGTTGAACCGCGCCGCGAATTCATTCAGGAGCATGCCCAATCGGTTAAGAACCTGGATATTTAAAGAGCACATAGCGAACCTCCGGATTATCCCTTGCGGATGAAGCCGGAGGTTTTTTAGTGAGAGAGAGTTTATAGCCTTGCCGCTTGAATACATAGAGCTAGACGTTCGATATTCGCTTGCGGCGGCTGCTTACGGACTTCCGGTTAGGCTTCAACCGGCCATAGGCCACAGCATAACGGTGGATTCTGCGGTAAATTGCTTTGTTCGGGAACAATTTGAAGACAATGATGGAGGGTAAGGTGTTTACTTCAAGCAGCCATAGATCGTGATGCTGGTCGATGGCTACATCAAGCCCCAGCTCCTTAAGACCTGGATAAGCCGTTTCGAGCTGAGCTCCGATCCGGACGCCCAGAGATTTGAGCTGCTGGGTAGTCGCAGACAGTTCGTCACTGGTCATATGCTCCTTGAACAGGGTATCTACCGGAAAAACACTGCCCCCGCTGTGATAATTCGTGATTACCTTCTGCGGTGCGGCGACCCTTCCAAGCATGCCCGTAGTCTCCCAGCTGCCCTGGGGATTCTTCTGGGTAAGCACCCGCAGGTCGAAGGGACGATCCTGATGCTGCAGCAGATCAATGCCCTGCTGGACCAGATAGCTGCGGTCTCTAATCCGTGGTACCAGTGCGGCATGAAGCTCTTCGGGGCTATTAAAGACCTCGGCGTCCTTCGCATACCTGAGAATATACATCAGCTTCGGCTCTGCCGGTACTTCTGCTTCACTGTCCGGAGCAGCTGTCACCGGTTCACGTGTCTCCGGCTGCTGTCCACTGGGACTTAGGTGTACAATCCTCTGCTCGGCTCTCATTACTCCGCTGCCATAGGTGCCGCGGTCGGGCTTTATATATACCGTGCCGTGCAGATGAAGCATTTCTTTCAGATCCTCCAGGCTGTATTTGCGCGTTTCCGGGATATAGACCGAGAGCTGACGGTTTTGCAGAATGACTTTCGTTTTTGCCCATTTGCTGGACACGCGTTGAATCCTCATGTTCTGCCTCCGTTTCTTTATTCATAGCGAATTTTCAGGACAAGAAAGCAAAATAATGTTATAATATAAGGATATGAGATTATGCTTTTTGGGACGAAAACAGGGGCATGAAGCCAATTCTCTTGTCTCTACAGTCTATGTACTGAAGACAGCTGCGGAGAGGGCGTATACCCTTATCCGTACTAAAAGAAAATCAATATAGACGATAACAGGCTATCATGTTTAATTGTGCTGGTTTTGTGAAAGTAATATAATATAGGGTAGCGGTTTTTAACTGAAGGAGGTCCACCAACTCATGGCTGAACAAAATAACCCGCAAGTCAAAGATCGGGACATTGGCGTGGAAATGCGCGAATCCTTTATGGATTACGCAATGAGCATCATTGTAAGCCGGGCTTTGCCGGATGTGCGGGATGGACTTAAGCCTGTTCACCGACGCATTTTGTTTGCGATGTCGGAACTTGGTATGTCCTCGGATAAGCCACATAAGAAGTCGGCTAGAATCGTCGGTGAGGTTATCGGTAAGTATCATCCTCACGGTGACTCAGCAGTCTATGAAACAATGGTACGTATGGCACAGGACTTCTCCATGCGCTATATGCTTGTAGACGGTCATGGTAACTTCGGTTCCATAGACGGAGATATGGCGGCTGCAATGCGTTATACAGAAGCACGTTTGTCCAAAATTGCCGGAGAAATGCTCCGTGACCTGAACAAGGAGACCGTTGACTTCGCGCCTAACTATGACGGTGAAGAGAACGAGCCTGTAGTCTTGCCGGCGCGTTATCCCAATCTGCTGGTTAATGGTGTAGGCGGGATTGCGGTGGGGATGGCAACCAATATTCCTCCGCATAATCTCGGTGAGGTAATTGACGGTGTGCAGGCGATGATCAAGAATCCTGATATTACGCCTATGGAGCTTATGGAATATATTCAAGGCCCGGATTTCCCGACGGCCGGATATATTCTGGGCCGTGAAGGCATCCGTCAGGCCTACCGCACTGGACGCGGATCGGTTACTATGCGTGCCAAAGCGGTTATTGAAGAGAATAACGGCAAGGCCCGGATTATTGTGCATGAGCTTCCTTACCAGGTCAATAAGGCCCGGCTCGTGGAGAAGATTGCGGAACTGGTGCGTGAGAAGCGCATCGAGGGCATTACGGATCTGCGTGATGAGTCTGACCGTAACGGAATGCGCGTAGTGGTTGAAATGAGACGGGATGTGAATCCGAGCGTTGTACTCAACAATCTCTACAAGCATACTTCCATGCAGTCCACCTTCGGGATCAACATGCTGGCTATTGTCAACAATGAACCGAAGATTCTGAATCTGCGCGATGTACTGTATCACTATCTGCAGCATCAGATCGAAGTCATCCGCCGCCGGACAATCTTCGACCTTAAGAAGGCGGAAGCACGGGCGCATATTCTGGAAGGGCTGCGTATTGCCCTGGATCATTTGGATGAAGTCATTGCCCTGATCCGCGCCTCACGCACAACCGACATTGCCCGGGAAGGTCTGATGGAGACCTTCAGTCTGAGCGTAGAGCAGGCCCAGGCGATCCTCGATATGCGGATGCAGCGACTGACCGGTCTGGAACGTGAGAAGATCGAGAATGAATATAACGAGCTGTTGGCCAAAATAGCCGAATACCGTGAGATTCTGGCCAATGAGCATCTCGTGCTGGATATTATCAGCAATGAGCTGCAGGAGATCCGGGATAAATACTCCGATGACCGCCGTACAGAAATCACCGTTGGGGAAGAAAGCATCCTCGACGAGGATCTGATTCCGCGTGAAGAGGTTGTCATCACGATTACCCACACCGGTTATATCAAACGTCTTCCGGTCAACACCTACCGCAGCCAGAAGCGCGGCGGACGCGGTGTCATCGGGATGGACACCAAGGACCAGGACTTTGTGGAGCATCTCTTCGTGAGTAACTCCCATAACTACCTGATGTTCTTCACTGATAAGGGTAAGGTGTACCGGATTAAGGCCTATGAGATTCCGGAGCTTGGACGGACTGCCCGGGGAACGCCGATCATCAACCTGATTCAAATCGAGCAGGGCGAGAAGATCAGCGCGGTCATCCAGGTGGAGGAAGCGGACAGTGACAAGTACCTGTTCTTCGCTACCCGTGAGGGGATTGTGAAGAAGACGCCTCTGGAGGATTACAACAACATCCGTAAGGGTGGTCTGATTGCAATCAATCTCCGTGAGGAGGATTCACTGATTGAGGTGAAGCTGACGGATGGTGAGCAGAATCTGATAATCGGTACTGCACGCGGAATGTCGATTACCTTCTCGGAGAATGATGTACGTTCCATGGGCCGCAGTGCTACGGGGGTTAAGGGGATCACGCTTGATTCCAATGACCATGTTATTGGCATGGACTGCGTAGACCAGGAGCTTGAGGTACTGATCGTAACCACCAAGGGCTATGGTAAGCGGACACCTGCTGCTGACTACCGGTCCCAGACCCGCGGGGGTAAAGGTATCAAGACTATTAACCTTACGGATAAGAACGGGCCGGTTGTCGGGCTGAAGGTCGTCAAGCAGGACGAGGACCTGATGATTATTACGACCAGCGGTACCCTGATCCGTACCAGCATGGACGGAATATCCACCATGGGCCGTTATGCGCAGGGTGTTAAGCTGATTAACATCCGTGAGGATGATGCTGTAGCTACACTATGCAGAGCGGACAAAGAGGATGAAGAGCTGTCTGAGCATGAGGACGGCGAAGACATTCAAGGAGCTCCTGTAGAAGGCGAAGGCGGTATTGAAGCCAGCCAGCCTGAAGCGGATGCCTTGAACGAAGAAGACAACCTCGAATAAGAATTGCAAGAGAGCATGGATTTCTGATATATAGAAATCCATGCTCTTTTTTTATACCCTATCAACTGATGAACGGGGAATTCTCTATCTAGCCGCTTCCCCTGTTCCATACTATAATTAGAGAATTACAGGTGTCACCGACATAAAGGGGCTTAGGCTAATGCCAAACATATCCGTTGGAGAGATTAAAGCGGGTTCAAAGATTATAAAGGATGTAATTACTCCTTTAGGAGGGGTATTGTTCGGGAAGGGCAAGATCATTCTCCCCCGGGATATTGAGATTTTGCAGGCTTTTTTAATCGGACAGGTTGAGATTGAAGGGGCTCAAGGGGAAGACAAACCGGCAGAGAGCGCTAAACCGGCAGTGAAGCAGCAAGCGGCCAAGGCAGGTGCTCTGATTAATGAATCAGTGCTGGCCAAGAGTAATTCTCCGCTTCACGATGAGTATGAGAAAATGCTGGTGCTTATCAAGCAAAGCTACCGTGCAGCGGCCGCTGCGGCTCTTCCGATCTTCGAACTGCGGAGTCAGCTGGAGCTGCTGATTACCCATTTGAAAGATTACCATGTCTTAAAGTTTGCTCCGCGTGTGCTAATTGACCAGGAATATAACTATCATAATGCTGTTTTGTCTGCCTTGACCTCCTACCGAATTGCCCAGTGGTGCGGATATCCGCAGAAGGACTGGATGCAGGCTGCTTTTGCCGGCTTGCTGCACGATATAGGTAACATTAAGGTAGACGAAGCGCTGCTGCAGAAACCAACCCCTCTAAGCGGTGCAGAGATTGACGAGGTACGCAGGCACACTACATACGGTTATCAGTTGCTGCGCAATGTTACAGCCATTAACGAAGGGGTAAGACTCGCCGCCTTGCAGCACCATGAGAAGATAGACGGTTCAGGGTATCCGCTTAGGCTGGATGGCAGCCAGATTCATTTCTACGCCAAGATTGTGGCAGTCGCCGATATCTTCCATGCCATGACGCTGGGAAAAGCCTACAGAAAGGCACAGTCGCCATATCTGGTATTGGAGCAGCTGCAGAAGGAGAGCTTCGGGAAGCTCGATCCGGTAATCGTACAGACCTTCATTCAAAAGACGACAGACCTATATAACGGTACACGGATACGGCTCAGCGATGGACGTCACGGGGAAATCATCTTTACCGATCGTAACAACCCGACAAGACCCATGATTCAAGTTGAAGGAAACATCGTTAATCTGATCAATGAACGGGAGCTGCACATTCAGGAGATTATTGCTTAAGTACGCGGACAGAGGAGTAGAGCTATGCTAACTTACTTGCCGGACTAAGGGCGGTTAGGGAAGCGTAGCTTTTTAGAGAGTGAAATAGAAATAAAAGCTTGCAATGAATCTCTATCCGTGATATATTCTATTTCTGGCCGC is a window of Paenibacillus sp. FSL H3-0469 DNA encoding:
- a CDS encoding YheC/YheD family protein, producing the protein MRIQRVSSKWAKTKVILQNRQLSVYIPETRKYSLEDLKEMLHLHGTVYIKPDRGTYGSGVMRAEQRIVHLSPSGQQPETREPVTAAPDSEAEVPAEPKLMYILRYAKDAEVFNSPEELHAALVPRIRDRSYLVQQGIDLLQHQDRPFDLRVLTQKNPQGSWETTGMLGRVAAPQKVITNYHSGGSVFPVDTLFKEHMTSDELSATTQQLKSLGVRIGAQLETAYPGLKELGLDVAIDQHHDLWLLEVNTLPSIIVFKLFPNKAIYRRIHRYAVAYGRLKPNRKSVSSRRKRISNV
- the gyrA gene encoding DNA gyrase subunit A, encoding MAEQNNPQVKDRDIGVEMRESFMDYAMSIIVSRALPDVRDGLKPVHRRILFAMSELGMSSDKPHKKSARIVGEVIGKYHPHGDSAVYETMVRMAQDFSMRYMLVDGHGNFGSIDGDMAAAMRYTEARLSKIAGEMLRDLNKETVDFAPNYDGEENEPVVLPARYPNLLVNGVGGIAVGMATNIPPHNLGEVIDGVQAMIKNPDITPMELMEYIQGPDFPTAGYILGREGIRQAYRTGRGSVTMRAKAVIEENNGKARIIVHELPYQVNKARLVEKIAELVREKRIEGITDLRDESDRNGMRVVVEMRRDVNPSVVLNNLYKHTSMQSTFGINMLAIVNNEPKILNLRDVLYHYLQHQIEVIRRRTIFDLKKAEARAHILEGLRIALDHLDEVIALIRASRTTDIAREGLMETFSLSVEQAQAILDMRMQRLTGLEREKIENEYNELLAKIAEYREILANEHLVLDIISNELQEIRDKYSDDRRTEITVGEESILDEDLIPREEVVITITHTGYIKRLPVNTYRSQKRGGRGVIGMDTKDQDFVEHLFVSNSHNYLMFFTDKGKVYRIKAYEIPELGRTARGTPIINLIQIEQGEKISAVIQVEEADSDKYLFFATREGIVKKTPLEDYNNIRKGGLIAINLREEDSLIEVKLTDGEQNLIIGTARGMSITFSENDVRSMGRSATGVKGITLDSNDHVIGMDCVDQELEVLIVTTKGYGKRTPAADYRSQTRGGKGIKTINLTDKNGPVVGLKVVKQDEDLMIITTSGTLIRTSMDGISTMGRYAQGVKLINIREDDAVATLCRADKEDEELSEHEDGEDIQGAPVEGEGGIEASQPEADALNEEDNLE
- a CDS encoding HD-GYP domain-containing protein — its product is MPNISVGEIKAGSKIIKDVITPLGGVLFGKGKIILPRDIEILQAFLIGQVEIEGAQGEDKPAESAKPAVKQQAAKAGALINESVLAKSNSPLHDEYEKMLVLIKQSYRAAAAAALPIFELRSQLELLITHLKDYHVLKFAPRVLIDQEYNYHNAVLSALTSYRIAQWCGYPQKDWMQAAFAGLLHDIGNIKVDEALLQKPTPLSGAEIDEVRRHTTYGYQLLRNVTAINEGVRLAALQHHEKIDGSGYPLRLDGSQIHFYAKIVAVADIFHAMTLGKAYRKAQSPYLVLEQLQKESFGKLDPVIVQTFIQKTTDLYNGTRIRLSDGRHGEIIFTDRNNPTRPMIQVEGNIVNLINERELHIQEIIA